The window ACGTCCCAAAAGGAACAATCTAGAAACTGTATACTGCCACATGACGGTAATGCCTAATGATCGACGATACCTGTAAACATAGTCGTTACGATTTATTCACATAATGACTTTATTACTGATCTACCCACACACGTACGAACactaaactaaattataaaggCCTGGTTAGAATATGAGATGGTTAATACCTTCCTATATATCTAATACCTTCCTATATAtcttaactagctgcgccccgggTTAAaaatcgggttaaaaagttgcctatatgtttttccaattgtccagctgtctacgtaccaaatttcagtgcaaccggttcagtagtttttgtgtgaaagagcaacaaacacacacacatccgtacaaactttcgcatttataatactagcttcgccccgcagtttcacccgcgcaagtccgtatcccgtaggaatatcggtataaaaagtttcctatattttattctagttgtccagctgtctacgtaccaaattacattgcaatcgggtcagtagtttttgcgtgaaagagtaacaaactcacagacatccttacaaactttcgcatttataatattagtaggaagtaggataggataggatgcgATTTTTGAGGAAGAAATCGCATAATATTGTGaccaaatattaattgtagtatgaggatttatgtttttacactttattaaactcacacaaaaaatatatttaccagTTTCAATAAGCGGCCTTATAGATCGCAAGTGAATTTTTCCAGCCAACTTATTgagattattttatgaattagcAATAGATGGCgttcaaaacaaatatgtgTTAAAGTATACatagagaaataaaataataacaacactTCGTTGCAGCCTTTTAGGACGTCCAAGGTTagacataggcctcccccaaagATTTCCAAAACAACACAACACAACAACACATAACAACACTTACGTGtaacaatatacatacatcccGAATCTTGTAATTATTAACACTTTTAAATACTAAGATATAAGGACatcgaatttaattaaattgtaggataatgttaaatgtttgCACCTATAATAAAGAAGATTAAGGAACCCTGTGGGATCATTAGGCCCACCGGAACAAGCCTAGCCATTAGAGGCTaactacattttatacaaatatttatttacatatttatttaattaaaagaaaatttacagCTATAAACACAATCGTAGTAAAGTGAAAAAAGAGAATAAGGCCAATTACAAGTTTTCACATGTATATaccattataatgtaattaaaaacgtcGTTCGTCTTATAATCCCGCtggtttaatgtttaaaaaaggcATTagccatatattttttaattgacagAAAAGATCTTAATTCATTCCTTTCATTAGAaggttgaaatatataatattataataataactaaaaaacggacaaaaaagacaaaaagaaaagataaaagtaatatattaaactatatacCAATATCATATTGTTACCTAATTAAACgacttgattatttaaaataacacagctgtaacccgcgtcgttcgcgtggtacccgggtaaaaagccTATGTGCTATATcagataatgtatataatcCATATCTCAACCAAACTTCATACAGTTACGATAAACTGTTTTCgcgcgaaagagtaacaaacatccatccatactaacaaattttcacatttataatattaataggatattccgcaacaaataataattcccTTACAAAGTTTGTATGTTCATTTAAGCGTAAACATACGATAGCAACGAATAAGTTAGCTCGATACTCGGGTACAACCGTCGCCTGGAAacatgtgtttatatttataactaactaCTAACACTTTCATTACAATTGTACTGAATACTCCATAACTGAACGTACAATAAGATATAGTATCTATAATGTCATCTAAAACCTACAACGCATTAATTTGCGAAACATCCGAATTGATAGGAGAAGCGACTCAAGCGGACGAAGCGGTTTTCGAGGCTGGATCCGCTGAGAAATCGACGTTCTATCCATTGCTCTCTGAACTTCGAGTGAGATATACCATCCTGATTGGAAGATTGGACCTGGTGTACGACCAAATAGGGCAGCCACAGAAGCGCTTGATTGTTAAACGACTGCTGGAGGCGTGTTTGGGAAGACTGCTGGAAATAAAACATGACTGGGTCGAGCTCAATCTATCGGACTATAcgtatgatgatgatgaggtaGCATAAATTGAAGTTCTCTCAGAAACTGTTGCTTTTTCGTGATGGTTAAGTGCTTTGTGCAGTTTGTGTTTGCaggtatcatcatcatcatcatcagcccatacacgttcccactgctgggatacaggcctcctatgagggttcagaccataatccaccacgctggccaagtgcgggttggcagatgtcacatgtcgtcgaacttttgattcttggatatgccggtttcctcacaatgttttccttcaccgttttaagcagtggtgatgttatccacatgtgcagataaattgaaaaatcaatttatttcctgcacgctcgcccgctctcgaaccccgacttatcgatttttgaagtccgaggttctcaccactgagccaccactgttttgcagatatattttcaattaatcatatttatggtttggaaataaaattgttaacattttttttcgttaGGCGTTACGAAGACTTAACGTCACCCCTCTAGAAGCAGAACCTTGTGTCCCACAATACTTCGTTAGAGAGAGACAGCAAGAAGTCGACGATCGACGTCAGTTCATTACAGATGTCCTAAGAAAGCTAGGACATGAGCCAGCTAAACCTAGACCACTGGTCCTCACAGAACAACAAGCTGTAATCATTATACAGAGTCATGAAAGAGCGAGGCAAGGGCGACTAAGGTAgcattttgtttacaaaaatttgctaataaaacatatttcatgaaGCCTAGCtggtttttgtgtaaaattttaactatctaatatataatctattctTTTCTCGTTAAAATATTAGCctcaagtatattttataatataaaatactacttaattgaataaaaactttacagAGGTCAGTTTATGAAGGAAATTCGTCTCCTGAAAGAGAAGGGAAGAGATCAGAGAGGCGAAATGTCCTCTACAGCAGCCACCGCCATTCAAAGAGTCTGGAGAGGGTTTATTGCTAGACGAGCCACTAAGAAAAGAAAGTTACAGGAACAACTCCTAATTGGAATGGAAATGCTCCCATATGTAGAATCCAAAGAGATAAAAAGAGCTGAAGAGGTAATTTATTCTATCGCTGTTTTTTATACCTTCATTATTGTTAGTTAGCTTATTCTGAATACATTAGGTGATTACACGAGAAACAGTTGTTAACGACAGTGTTCTGAACTAAGAAAGACTGaaagtatatatatctatagattatcggatttttttttttcataaggAAAGCGAGattgtactatttatttatagttttaaatttaattgtattgaaattaacGAAAGCAATGTTTGtataattgcataaattaataaaaacccaACGACATATTTCAGGTGAAACAAACGCGCCGTCTATTGCAGCAAGAAAACCAGAAGGAATATCAAGGTGCATTAGAAAACATCGAGGATAGGCTTCGAGCAAAACATGAGGCTAAAATTACTGAGCGAATCAGTGACGAGCTAAGACGCTGGATCACAGAATATTACGATAGAACCACACGTCTGCCAGAATTTCCGTCCGAAGACGCTGGCGGCAGTCGCGCGATGTTTAGTAGACAAggtaaatacttaaattttaaaatttgttgtgATTCTTCATGTAGTAATCCAAcactattacattaaatatacatgtgTGCACACTAACTgattataacaaaacacaagttaaaataaagtatgtcTGTTGCAAAGGAACGGGTGCTGATAGTGAACTTAGTAAGCTCTCACCAATATCGTCTAAAGATTCGAAAAAAAGTAAGGACAgcaaagaaaagaaaagcaataaaacagatgaaaataaaaacaaagacaaAGACGAATTAGAAGatctttatacatttaaatgcaCAGCCTCATCATTTCTgcaagaaataataaacacaaacgaggagtaagtataatatataagcgttaacattattatttcacagtggcaataatttttatagatatttaggTTTACTAAACTAATCGTATAGTATTAATAATGGTTAATTGCGTCATAACATCTACTGAAATCAAAACACAAATTTCCTTATGATTGTAGATATGAAGACATATGGAAATATAGAGAAGACGAGGACGACCTTCATGAGAAATATGATGCTGAAATGATAGAACGTGAAAAAATGGCAAAAATCGAACAAGAAATAAGGAACACTGTAGATGATTTGATGAGAACTGAACTCGATCTATTGCAAGCGGCGTTCGATAGAGACAGAGCTCATAAAGGAAAGAAGTCTAAAAAACCACAAAAGAAGGTTGAATCtatgaaattaattgtaacattataatatattcatgtctatcgattttatttcttagtgTTATTCAAGCTCAAGATTCAACTAGTACTCGTTTAGAAGCCTTGTCAATCGTCAAAATATctgaaaaaatacaaagattCAAAGTGATTCTTAGCCTTTGACTATGTGACATTTATcacaaactttttaacgaTTTCAGGTCCGACGCGGTGGAAAAAAGagtaagaaaaagaaagagaaagaTCTTACGCCGGATAGGACAACAGAATCTCTTTTTGAGGAATTAGTTACCAATGGTATCATCCGACCCCATCCGATTGTTAGCATAGATGACTATATAGGTGAAAAGAGCTTTGTGGGAGCTCAATGGAGATGCGAAGGAAGGGAACCATCACCGTCCTTGGGAGACATACGGCAATTGGTGAAAGAATATTGTATTCTGCCTCTTGGTTCTGAATACGTCAGAACGCATGCGCCTATTGTtagatcaattttattatcaggtatgtttgtttatatttaactattaaaataaataattaagtagcTGGTGGCTTTTACAGAATGGTAACGCAATATGACTAAAGCATACAATAAGGAGATGTATAAATGGAACATCTTCAAATACATCAAATTCATTTAGAGATTAAATGCAAAATGTTAGATCAAATAGTAAATCcgtactaaaattataaatgcagaAGTAACTTTGTCAGTTTCCAGTATCTTTCCAGTTTCCAGACAGACAGGAGTCTGTCTGTCCCTTCTTTACGCCTAAAccattgaaccgatttggatgaaatttgtacAAAGATAATTTGTGGCCCGagaaggatattttttattctggaAAAATCACAGGAACGGAAGCTATTAACCTCGGGAGTAGAGATagcttattttttcttttatggaAAGCAAGAAGGGGAtagatttttgaaaataaaaatactaaaattcaTACAGATCCCATTAGAgaattttgcgtgaaagagtaacaaacatccatacattcttacaagcTTCTAAGTTTATAGTATTAACaggattttgatttatttatcaaaacaacaataataatatattaaataaatatagtatatacataatacgtGCATTCTTTGTAATAAGGGCCTTCTGGAAGCGGAAAGAAGATGCTTGTTAATGCTATTTGCAGTGAAACTGGTGCTATGTTATTCGATCTAACACCAGCTAATATAGTGGGAAAGTACCCTGGAAAATCAGGATTAATAATGTTGATACATTTGGTTATGAAAGTCTCAAGACTGTTACAGCCATCTGTTATATGGATGGATGAGGCTGAAAAGCCTTTTGTTAAGAAAATACCAAAAACGGATAAAACGGATCCGAAAAGATTGAAGAAAGATTTAGTGAAAATCATAAAAGGTATATCATATTGTTACCTAAAATATGTACGAAGAAAATTTGCTATTGTAATTCTTAAACGTAATAATACAGTAATTATTTAGACGAAATAACaaatcgccttcaaattgttacAACTAGGCAAAAATCCAAATGGCACCTTCTTACAAATataagtgaataataaaatcggttcactcagtTAAAAGTTACGAtgttacaaacacaaaaaatatatagtaccACGTAAACTACttctaaactaatataacaaagaaataaacatttgtatttttgtaatgtgttcacacaaaaaccactgaactaatttctacaattatttcaacattaaTAAGCTGCATTTTCAATGAGCGACAACCACGTTCACACAAACACACTCCGGGCGAatggataattttatttagcgataataataaactgtttaatttttacaattacattCGTAGAAACTAAAGCCTGTGCTAGTTGAAACTGTGTTTTGgtgaattacaattatttttcatacagcTACAAATAAACTTCTCTGCATCCAGGAATCTGCCCAGAAGATCGCGTTATATTCATCGGCACATCCCGAACACCATGGGAGGCGGAGCAGAAACTGCTGTTCCAATGCTACGCTAAAGTTATTCAGATCCCCAAAGCTGATTATGGCAGTATATCGCTTATGTGGCGCACAAAACTGCACAGAGCGGGCGCGCTATCTCCTAGATTAGATATATCTTGTTTATCCAGGGTATCCGATTCGTATACTATTGGTATGCAATGTTTTACGATTTGGTGTAAATGTTGGTCTCGTCTTTTgtgaagttatatttttattgaatttatgatTTTCTTGATAGTTTCAGATTAGAAATCTATAAATGAGTAagacataaaatgttaataatccAAACATTaatggttttttaaattttcaggtAACTTTAAACATCGTTACATgacgttaatttttttttttgcctaTAACAACATTCTGTTACTTCGCAGCTTTTCCTTTGCTTTGTGGTTGAATGTCTGGTAGAAATCGCTcaatagcgataagaccgccttctCACTCGCCTTAACTTCTTGTGCTGTATTATTTTTGGCAATTTCTTTGTGTACAATccagaatttttattatttattatcattactaTTCGTGATATTCGAATTGCGTattcttctattctttaaaaatgcttcatttataattttaattccataaaactttaaattatattcatgtaGTTTGGTCTTATCCTATTACAGGTACACTAATAGGAGCCCTAGACTCTGTGCTTACAACCAAGCGAAGACTGCAGTTACGAGTACGATCACTGACTGCACAAGAAATAGCAGTCCAGTTAAGCGCTCGGGAGCCCGTGTACGCGGAACACGTGAGttctatataacatattttgttatgtggtagttgagcacgcttcgacacgaattgggccagctcgcactggggaagcaccacacccccacaaaagaccggtgtgaaataaCATACTGTTgggtttcgttcggtgagtgggggatcTGGAGACCTATATAtatttccttatcctttccagcccttttctttattatcctcgtcaatcctttcttaatttttttttccaatttgaagtcggcaatccatctGTAGATCATAATGTTCAcaggcggtggtagcgcttaccatcaggtgacccacaagctccattgccgagaattacataaaaataatcctgTAGTTATCCTTACTGAAATTGTAAAAAgaaagtgtttatttgtttttcacatTGCAACGGAGAGATttaatgatatgatttttctAGCCCATCTTAGTTTGGATTCTAGAGCACTCTCTAGCATTGGTTTACCGAGTTCAAATTTCTCATACCCATGGGAATTTCCATTGACTACACTAGCGGAAAGCTAGTCttataacaaagaaacaatttcTTTGTTCCAATAAATACCAAAGAActcatagatataaaaaagcaatctAGATTTTGGTGATAGTTTTTTTAGATAATGTCCGGTTAATGTGCTAaggtgaatattatttaaatatgtatttgcgTTATCcgcaaaatattatctttaacgTAGTTGAAAacacatcattacaaattAAGTCGTAATAATACTATGATAAAACTGAAGTTTGTTTTGATGCGCTATTCTCAGGTAGAACTGTGCCGatttttacagattttttaGAACAGCTAAACACTTTCCAGGATGCAGCAGCCAATGCGTGGTGGTTGAAGACACCCATGGAAAGGAGAAGGCTGCGAATGCTGCAGAAGTTACAGGAGTTAGAACAGGAAAACGAGGAGAGAGCTGCAGCCACTAAGTGATCTTAACATTATTGATGCTATCAAATAGGGTAATTTTTTACCTACTTAAAAAAAGGTgaaattcgattgtatttttttatttcatttaaatttggtctagctctaacaataaagtgtatatttaagtataaatatgaattcacaataattaaattgtgtattattttcaaatatagcGACTAactggaaatattttttctttctatccttacaatcctacttcctactaatataaatgcgaaagtttgtaaggatgtgtgtgtgtttgttgctctttcacgcaaaaacttctgaaccaattgcattgaaatttggtacgtagacagctgaacaactggaataacgtatagacaactttttattccgatatttctacgggatacggagttacgtgagtgaaaccgcgaagcgcagctagtattaggGTAATTCGTAAATTTACagcacatatatttataaagtatacatTACTTTCCACTATACAGAATAaacactatttaaattaatcgtGTTAACCTTTCTAGTAATATTTccctaatttttattaaaacaatataaatatatttgtaatatttcttgAAGCAATGTTATACGTTTTTAATTCAGATACTTAAACATACGATATTTTCTACAAGACTACAACGAACAAACACAGTTCCTACCTCccttttaaattcaaatctaACAtactaaacatttaataagttCAAACTACCCTTGAACAAACAACTACGAAACAGCTTGGCCTACTAAAATAAACTACGAAACcttgttaatattttcagCTCGATATTCCACCAAAACTATCAAGCAAAACACGTTCTAAGGAAAAGGAATCCCTTAAAATCTTTTCGCGCTTTTTCTATAGCACTTATTTCAGGTAAAACCACAAAAAAACATCTCATGAAACTTGCATTACTATCGGGCAAATCCTTGGAGCAAAAAGGTAAGCCAAGTCTGCACCTGCCGGAGTTCGCACGAACATTTTTGTGATTTTCAAAAGTAAATTTGAAGTCCATTTCGCCGTGATTAGAATTCTGTTACGTTCTCTGATGTTTTTACTATAttgcattattaattaaaaaaaaaatgctccAAAATTGTTGATGTACTTAATGGATTAATTTATTCCATTTAGAATAATACTTACGCGAAAGTAGTGTGAATGGATTCATTTAGACGCAAAaggttcaattatttttaacgtatcttcaagtataaatataacgaaACTCAACTTAACCAAAAGTAGAAGAAAACCGATACAGTTCATAATTTACGTCAGGCTTAGTTGAACTTATCATCAAAAGACACCATTAGAA is drawn from Zerene cesonia ecotype Mississippi chromosome 8, Zerene_cesonia_1.1, whole genome shotgun sequence and contains these coding sequences:
- the LOC119828747 gene encoding IQ and AAA domain-containing protein 1-like, with product MSSKTYNALICETSELIGEATQADEAVFEAGSAEKSTFYPLLSELRVRYTILIGRLDLVYDQIGQPQKRLIVKRLLEACLGRLLEIKHDWVELNLSDYTYDDDEALRRLNVTPLEAEPCVPQYFVRERQQEVDDRRQFITDVLRKLGHEPAKPRPLVLTEQQAVIIIQSHERARQGRLRGQFMKEIRLLKEKGRDQRGEMSSTAATAIQRVWRGFIARRATKKRKLQEQLLIGMEMLPYVESKEIKRAEEVKQTRRLLQQENQKEYQGALENIEDRLRAKHEAKITERISDELRRWITEYYDRTTRLPEFPSEDAGGSRAMFSRQGTGADSELSKLSPISSKDSKKSKDSKEKKSNKTDENKNKDKDELEDLYTFKCTASSFLQEIINTNEEYEDIWKYREDEDDLHEKYDAEMIEREKMAKIEQEIRNTVDDLMRTELDLLQAAFDRDRAHKGKKSKKPQKKVRRGGKKSKKKKEKDLTPDRTTESLFEELVTNGIIRPHPIVSIDDYIGEKSFVGAQWRCEGREPSPSLGDIRQLVKEYCILPLGSEYVRTHAPIVRSILLSGPSGSGKKMLVNAICSETGAMLFDLTPANIVGKYPGKSGLIMLIHLVMKVSRLLQPSVIWMDEAEKPFVKKIPKTDKTDPKRLKKDLVKIIKGICPEDRVIFIGTSRTPWEAEQKLLFQCYAKVIQIPKADYGSISLMWRTKLHRAGALSPRLDISCLSRVSDSYTIGTLIGALDSVLTTKRRLQLRVRSLTAQEIAVQLSAREPVYAEHDAAANAWWLKTPMERRRLRMLQKLQELEQENEERAAATK